The region CCCCCTTTCACTCCAACCCTAAGCTCCTGAAGCACCACTCTTCCTCCACCTCCATCCGAGCCGTGGTCGGAGACGGCGTCCGGGGAGCAGACTCGGAGCTGATCGACTTGCTCGCCAGACTCGAAATCGTTTCGAGCCACAGCTCCGGACTCGACAAGACCGATTTGGTGAAGTGCAAGGAAAAAGGCATTCGAGTCACGTTCACTCCCTACGCCTCTACCGATGAAGTCGCCGATTTGGCGATTCTGCTCACGCTGGCCACGCTCAGAAGGATTTGCCATGCCGATCGATTCATCAGGAGCGGGATGTGGAAGAAACAGGCTTTTGGATTGTCTTCAAAGGTACCATCTATACTGGATTTGCTTAGAAGGATGCGTTATTTAAGCAAATACTTTTGCCCTTTTCTTTGCTTTCTATACCAAATTAAACAATGCTATTTTGAATCGTAGTCACTGTAATGTGTGAATTGGATAAATCCAGTTTTATGTCTTTTGTCATCTTAGTAGGGTAAACCAGTCTAAATTGGTCAACAagcttaaattaaaaatattaagttAATAACCCGATCAACTTACCCTGAATCctaatataatacacagaatttgactttataatgtacaaaattcatattcataatgtATATACTTCATGTTCATTATACACATGCACATAAAtatgatataatgaacatgatgCACATACTTCATGTTCattatacacatacacataaatatgatataatgaacatgaaattttttatgtattatGTTAAATGTTTATATGTCCTCAGTTATATAATTCTGTGCATATGAGTGAATTTCGTCTTGTGTCCCTAACCGGCAAAAGAAGTAAACCATAGCTGACTGGTTCAAATCAATAAGGCAAGgatttgaactcgtgaccttgtggttacaactTGCAAGTGTGGATGTCTTGCCTCCTTGACTGGAGTTACTCCTAAGAATGTTTTTTGTTTCAACTACAAGTAGAAATTAATAGTGTGATACATGCTCCCAAGAGAGCTGATTTCTTGTTTTCATTGGTTTCAATGATTGGTTTGTTGTTGTAGTTTAGTGGCAAATGTGTGGGTATTGTGGGATTAGGAAGGATTGGGTCAGCCATAGCCAGGAGAGCTGAAGCTTTTGGATGCCCAATCAGTTACACATCAAGGTCAAAGAAACTGGACTCAAACTACACATACTATCCTGGAGTCATTGACTTGGCATCCAACTGCCAAATCCTCATAGTTGCTTGTGCCTTGACCACTGAAACTCGCCACATTGTGAACCGTGAAGTCATAGATGCATTGGGTCCAAATGGCATTGTCATTAATGTTGGAAGGGGTCCTCACATTGATGAAGAGGAGTTGGTTTCTGCCCTTGTTGAGGGCAGGCTAGGGGGAGCTGGGCTTGATGTTCTTGAACACGAACCTCAGGTCCCACACCGATTGGTTGAGCTTCAAAACGTCGTCCTCTCGCCGCATGTGGGAGCCTGCACGGTGGACACGCGCGTCGCCATGGCTGACATTGTGGTCGCAAATTTAGTGGCACACTTCTCCAATCAGCCGTTATTAACTCCTAtcatctaatttttatttttatttttccatattcAACCCTCATTTTTAGTTCAACTATTGTTTCACTCATCTGAATAATGCTCCGTATAAAAgtatttttcacttttgatcttGAACTATTCTGCATTTGAGGGGGCAAAAGTGGAATAGCCCCGTGACTATTCcatttgtaatattttgatgAGATAGCACATGAATTTTGACATTTTGTACTGTGGGAGCGCTATTTACTCAGAGCAATCACAATAGTGGTTTTTGCTCAATTTTTTAGGAGAACAAGAAAATTTGGGGCTTTTGacaagagattttttttttttgcgggtCCCACGGGAAACAGAAAGAGGAGAAGAGAGGCATAGTGGCAAGTAAGCTCTTTTGTGGGGAAGAATCTgagttcgattcccacaagtgacgattctcctTGTGCCAGCTCTCGTGCCTCTCGAAACGAATGTGGGTGGATCCGGACCAACTCCCGTGCCTCTCAGAGCGAATGTGGGTGGACCCGAACGGTTAAAAGATGGAGAAAGTGCCCAACCGGCACATtaactgctttttttttttccacttccTGCGTCAGAcctgcttctttttttttttctctctttttctttattctcTTTTTATCTTTATCCTAGTTGGTACCTCAAAAATACACGCAAAAAAACTACTCCTAACTATTttgtgaaaataataataataataataataaactatttacTTTAGTAGTACGGCGTACTATTTTGTGAAAGAAGTTAAGTGACAGTAATTGAATTCCACTGAACCAAACAGCTAGCAAGTTTTGGTTGTAAAAAATCATCACCAGAAGTGAAAAGAAAGATGTACCAAAGAATGACAAAAGTGAATTTCGAGCCAAATGTCACCAATCCTCCTCAACCCAGTGTGAAAGGCTTCTGCACCATGTGGGATTTTGGATGACTTTTAGAATGAAGAGGATATAAGCAAGGCCCCAAAATTGAGTCAACTCATCAGCATTCACATCCTGTTGATCTTTGTAGATGCCCACCACCAATATCAATGGTGTCCGGCAGATATCTATCAGACACCAAAAATTGAATCATTCAGTCATTTTGAGTTAAGGTTGACTGCAACTATGCAATTGGGGCTGATTTCAATATGATATTAATTGTCACATCACAATATTTTTAatgctataaagtatttgaGCTAGCCATACAACACTGCTGGATGTATCCCTGCAATatgaaatgaattttttattactttttattttaaaaagggtTTAGGGTGCCAGCTTAACTTGAAAGCTTTCTCTCGTTAAGAGCATCCCCATCTATAGTTTTTGGTGTGGGTTTTTAGGATAACAAGTTTATGTAAAGGAGAGAGGGTGtggagagattaaaaaaaaatctctcctGCAATGAGCTggtttttttcttaaaaaaatggGTCCCACCATGTGTAAATAGGGCTTGCATTTGGTCGCTGCGGAGCAACCATAGCGCCCAGCTGGGCACGTGCAGAGCAACTATAATTTCATACTATGtatcataattaattttaacaCTATATTTTCCTCTGTAATAAAGACAACAAGAGTGAGTAAACTTACACTTCTTCTTCTGGTTCTTTCTTGAGAGCATTTTTGGCTATACATTGGAAAGCTGCATCCACATTAAACCCTTCCTTAGCAGATGTCTCAAAGTAAGGTATGTTTCCCTTGGAAGCACACCATGCCTTGGCTTTCTTCTCAGGAATCTGCAATATATTGTCAGATTTTGAGCAAAAGAGAGGCAGAAATACATAAAGAAAACCAACAGTTTTCGTTAATTTACAACTCTACAAAATACAAGAAACTTACCACCCGACTATTGCCACCATCAACATCTATCTTATTCCCCAAAACAACAAAGGGGAAGTTCTCAGGATCAGAGGGACTGGCCTGGCATTAATAAAAGTACTCATCAGCAACTACATTGCACATATGTACAAAGAAATTCTGGCAATTCATGGAGAAATAGGTGACCTGGATAAGAAATTCTTCCCGCCAGTTGGATAGATTCTCAAAAGATTTCATGACGTTGACATCATATACCAGAACACAGCAATCTGCTCCTCGGTAAAAAGCCACACCAAGACTTTGGAACCGTTCCTGTCCAGCTGTATCCCATATCTAAGGACACAACGATTAAAACTCACAATTCACAAATACTAAGGTCTAAAGCATATCGGAATAATGGGATACTTAAGAGTTAAAGTCAGGGTTCAACCCCAACAAACACCACCAAGAGGATAAACAAActtcaaaatttcaaatcaCCAATAAGGAAGAGAAGaaattgtttttcattttcagcCTATTTAAACGTAACCTGCAATGTGTACATCCTATCATCAAAATGAACTTCTTTTGTCAGGAAATCCGCTCCAATGGTAGCTTTGTATTGATTGCTGAACTTGCGATTCACATACCTGAAAGCATAAGCATAAAAGACACATTACTTGAAGGACCAAAAGCAAAAGCCAATTTCCAAGTCACAATTCAGAAAGAGTGAGTCTGAAATTACTGGTTCATCAGTGACGTCTTTCCAACCCTACCAAAAGAAGCAAACCACACTGATTCAAGTTAGTTATAAACCAAAAGTAGGAAAACTAATAAATTGGCTTAGCTATTAACACTGCTTTCGCAACATGTTGACAGCCATAATCCATTTGGTTAGATTCACAATTTCTTTGGTGCATTCAGATTTGCAGCGTATAAAAGTTTCATTTGCAAAATTTTACTAATTGAAAGTTCACAGTTCACGCAGAACAACAATGTGTAATGTTTATTTTGTACAAAATGACGCTATTTTATCAACTTATTCATTTTGCAAATGCATAACTATTAACTActaaatagaaaagaaaaagagcaTGTGATTCAATTACTTacgtttcttttttcttttctttttttgaaagccaACCCAacgaaataatatattaataaaaacaaagtgATGAATACACAAAGGGGATCGGAATCCCAAACTAAAATGCCCCTATCAGAATTAACTATTGTGGTCAAAGTATGAGCCAAATAGTTAGTTGACCGATTTATAAAACAATAGAGCAAGACTCAATGGAACCTAAGAGTTTCAGACAATCACTCAAGACAAAGCCGAATTACGAGAAGGGAATGGCTTTTATAGCTAAAGCTTGGACCATAACTTGACAATCCATATCAATACGAATATCCAGGAGGCCCTTTTCAGTGATCCAATTGAGAGCTATCTTGCACGCATGTGCTTCCGCTAGAAGAGGGTTAGTGTCACAACACAAAGGGCAGAATTCCAAATACAAAAACCGTATGTAGCCCTTCCTGTCGCCGCCACCACCGGTGCATCTACGTTACAAGAGGCCGGATCCAAGCCTCTTGTTACCAAACACCAACGTTCCAAAGCAGCTGAAGCATTCTTTACAATCACTGCTGGAGTGGGGACCATTTTATCAAAGCAAGCTTTGTTCCTTGCCATTTGCCAACCATACCCATGCAAAATGGCTATAATAAATTCCAGGCTGTTCAAACGTTCATTCCACATGATGCAGTTCAGCCAGACGGACAGAAAAGCTTAATCCGCGTGAAGCTAGGAGGGGGAATAGCAGCAGCGTGCCAAACTCATGATGCCAGGCTGCATGAAATACAAATATGATGGGTGGTCTCCTCACACATTCTACAAAAGGGGCACAAATTCTCAACCTCCATTCTCTTCCGGATAAGCAAAGATGTAGTAGAAAAGATGTCTCCATTTGGGGATTTTCAAGTTCCATAGCTTATTCCAGTAAAGAAAGCCAGTAACCACTTTTTACAGTATACACGTAAGCCTCCCTTTCAACACCAAAGAATCCGGAGATATAAGTTTACatcattttcctcaaaaaaaatcctttaaaattCTCAGTCTTATTTCTGGGTGGGCctctaataattcaggggttgGGGAGTCTAGAACCACATGAGAACGAGAGATCTTCTTCCAATAATACCGGAAAATTTCCAAATCAATTgaattgatattataatttatgaaaTGATTTATTGTTTTCCAATCTGAAATCTATAGGAATACACATTACATTCATTGAAATCGAGCAATTAGGAAGTTGGTTTTGCAATGCTTATTGAATTCACTTATCAAATTTGCAGTTCTAGATTCAGAAAACAAatcattgaaaatttgaaagaaagaaagaagaggaaATACCCGCTATCACCGAGGATTATGACCTTGAGGAGCATACGCCTGCGAGACGCCATTGTTTCCGCAATGGAGATGATCACCTGAAGTTCAGGGAGACAACAGGAAAAATGAAGGGACTATGAactcttttttcctttaacaaaaaaacaatacaaatttttatttttacacaaAGCCCTTTGACTTCAATTTAATCTAAAATAATTATGCCACACTTATtctagttttattatatttttcaatgaaTTCTTTGACTAACAAATTTTCTACATTTAATGCATGCTTATCAGATTCTTGTCATATTTAgtcttttaatttgatcaattttgtagttaatattatttattgttttacatAAATAGCCTTTCAAATAAGTAACATAACTATTGTGTACAAAATTCTAGTTAAAGTTGGTTGAAAATTTAACCAGAAGAAGAATTTAATAGCTATTCATGtatcaaatgtaaaataaataaaataaaattagtacgAAGGAGTTAGAAACAATATGTAGGAGACGGCTATATTTATTAAGTTACGTTCACATGTTTACAAATAGAAAATAAGCTTAATTGTGTGTGAGAGAGATCATGTGAAAGCATTTCATTTTGTAAAAAACATAGACACATTCACATTCTCTGTTTTGAAAAATCAAAGgctacaattattattattttctttttgaaaggaAAGGCTACAattactaaactttcaagtttgtaataattactaAATGAATCATACTATTAAAAGgtgtttaataattataaaattgattggtgtttttttttctaaaacatTCAAACATTTATGAACCATGCATGATAGACAATTGAGATCAATCATCACTTTTTACTAGAGACGTATGCTCTCATTTGATATTGgcctattatatataataaaatttaacaagAGTCAATGATATTAGTCATTAACTGTAACAAAATTTGTGTTGGTACTTGGTAGTATAAgttatattaattgtttgttatttgtgttgtttctttgcaccttttttttttctctcaaattTACACTTCACATTTTTCGTTTGACATTTATTTTAACATTAGTCCTTAACtagaattaaaaatttgttagtGTCATAAGTGGCATTACATGTTTTTATTTGGTGCTCTGTGTTatacatttataattatttaccaaattgaCCCTCACTAATTTTTTCCTTTGCCAGTTATACCATCACTGTGTAAAATACAAACACATgcatacatgtgtgtatataatgtagtttctataaatatagtttcatttaataataatttttaattaattaatactagtGAGACCAGAATTAGTATTTACTCTATaagatttatttgtttattaatttatttaatattttttatcatttaattttactaat is a window of Ipomoea triloba cultivar NCNSP0323 chromosome 11, ASM357664v1 DNA encoding:
- the LOC115997323 gene encoding ras-related protein Rab7-like is translated as MASRRRMLLKVIILGDSGVGKTSLMNQYVNRKFSNQYKATIGADFLTKEVHFDDRMYTLQIWDTAGQERFQSLGVAFYRGADCCVLVYDVNVMKSFENLSNWREEFLIQASPSDPENFPFVVLGNKIDVDGGNSRVIPEKKAKAWCASKGNIPYFETSAKEGFNVDAAFQCIAKNALKKEPEEEVYLPDTIDIGGGHLQRSTGCEC